CGCTCTCCGCGTGCACGGATGTCTTTAGCCGCCTCCATGGAGGGTCTTCCATGCCCCCCTCAGGTGTTCGAGATATCCCTCCGGAAGCTCGCCTCCCAGGTCGGCGAGCACACCTTCCACCTGGGAGAACTCGGCAATCCCCCCCTTCCCTTTCAGACTCGATAGTATCAGTGATGCCTCTATCACCCCCGGGTCCAGGTGTTTGATCTTCTCGCAATATTCCTCGTCTCTCGGCCCCCGTTTATTCCCCGTATATAGCTCGTACATGGACAAAACCTCGTCCGTTTTTTCTCCCGCAGATTTCTCACTCTTTTTTGCTGCGGTAGTTACCGCAGTATTTATCGCATTATCTATCGCGGTATCTACCCCGGTAAGTACTGCAGTACTTACCGGGGTATTCAAACCGAGCACCTTCTTCGTGGTCGGGTCTATCTCTAGACCCGCCTTTTCCCTCTCTTTAAGGACTTCCCCAGGGCTAGGTACGGAGAACATCCTCCCGTATACCCCAAGGGATGGTTCGACAACTTTAAGGCTGAGCTTTTTCTCGAGAGAATGTATGGCGACCCTGACCGTTTTATCCGACAGACCCGTGAGCTCCCTGAGCTCCTTGAGCCCGATACGCAGGGTAGGGGTCTTCTTCTCTATGCTTTTTTTATAAATTTCACCGTAAACCCTGGATTCAGAGGGTGTAAAGCCGTCGTCCAGGTCCTTTAGATCAGCCGGTTTCATGCCGTGCTCGGAAGGGTAGGGGGGTTTTTTCCTTTCCCTCTTTCTTACCGCACTATCTACCGCGGTAACTATAGCGGTCTCGAGGCCCGTGCCCGGCTCCCGGGAGGACTCCCCCGAGGCCTCGCCGCCGGGTGCTTCCGCGGGTATGTTCCTTTCCTTCCTGAAGCTGTCGAAATACCTTGTCGCGACCCTGTGCGCGTTGAGCGGGCTCCCCCGCTGCTCCATGGATTCGATCATGTCCGACAGCCGGCCGCCTTTGGGGGGCTTTTTTTTCTTAGGAGTTTCTGATGATATATCTTCTTCCTTCTTCTTTTTCTCTTTCATATATGGCCATTACTTCCTTCGCCAGCCTTCTGTAATCCATAGCCCCCGCGCTTAGGGGGTCGTATTCGATTATATGCTTCCCGTAACCGCTCGCCTCCTTGATCTTCACGTTCGAGTGAATAGGGGAGAATACATTCGGGTGAAATTTCCTGTTTATCGCCTCAAGCACCGTGCTGCTGACGGTGGTCAGCTTGTCGTGCATAGTCGGGAGCCCGTAGGGGACTATCGGGAAATCGGGGCGCGACGAATAGACCTCGAAAAGCGTCTCGTCGATCATGCGTACGGCATCCAGTGCCATGGGCTGAGTCTGCACCACGATGATTACGTCGTCCGCCGCGAAGAAAGCGTTAACGGACAGCGTGGCGAGCGAAGGCGGACAGTCTATCAGCACAAAATCATAGTTCTTCTTTAACCGCTTTATCGACTTCCTCAGCCTGTGATCTTTTTCTATCAAGGCCGACATGGAAAGGTCCGCCCTGCTCATGGAAAGGTTCGCCGGAATAAGAAACAACCCGGGCGTCCCGTGCTCGACTATCACCGAGTTTATATCCACTCGGTTATTCGGATCTAACAGCACGTCGTTGATCGTAATCTCGAAATCATTGGGACTGAACCCGAGGTGGGAAGTCGCGTTCCCCTGCGGGTCGAAATCGATAACGAGAACCTCGTTCCCCTTTTCCACGAGACACGCCGCAAGATTTACCGCGGTAGTCGTCTTCCCGACTCCCCCTTTATGGTTCGCTATGGCTATGACTTTCATATGTCCTATATTGCCCTCCGGTAGATGTGAGCTTCTGCACCTTGGACGGGAACCCGTATCTCTCTCGGATCCCAGTATCAATTATAAAATGTCGATTCGAAATGAAAAGGGCAGGGGGCACCGCTCCTGCAGATTGATTTAAGCGGACAAAAATCATATAATATGGCTGGCCAGGGCGTTAAAAAGCCGCCGAAGCTTTAGCGGTATGCATAAAACAACGGCGGCAACCGGAAGGTGGAACAACTTAATGATACCCTTTCTCGCTTTTAATTGTCAAGCTTTTTGATGCCCGTGCCGGAACAAAGCTCCGGCTTGTCCAGGGAGAGATATGCCCGACAAAAAGCAGGACAAAACAAAGATAGTCCAGATATGGGGAGAGATACTCGACGAAGGGTTTACGAGCGTCCCCAACATTCTCCTGAGGTACAGATCCCGGATAGGCCTCAAACCCAAACACATCATGCTCATAATCGACATCATGTCTTACAAGTGGGACTCCGAATACCCGTTCCCCAGCTACTCGACTCTCGCTCTGAGATCGGGAATCGAAGAGAGGAGCGTGAAGCGTATCACACAAGACCTCGAAGAGCTCGGCCTCCTGATAAAGACGCCCAGGTTCGACGATGAAACCGGCGCGCAGGTTACGACGGTATTCGACTTCCGCCCTCTCGTTCAGAAGCTCATCGAGGAAATGAACAAAGGTGGAGGTGAAGAATACGGCGAAGACGAAGAGGAGTATGGAGTTGGGAGGATCTCGAAGGATAACGTCACTCCGCAGAGAACTAAAGAGAAAGAAATCAGTGGCTTAGGGTATGACAAGAATGTCATGGGGGAGGGTGACAAAAATGTCACCCGGGGGGTGACAAAATTATCACCCGGGGGGGTGACAAAAATGTCACCCAAAGAATACTCATATAATAAGAAGACTTTTAGTATAAGAACCCCCGAGGAAAAACTTACCTATAGTAGGGGGAAATCGCGCGGTAAAAACACAACCGGAAATGATGAAAAAAGGGTTAGTAAATATTTACGTGATGCTATTTTCAGAAAAAGGATTTTCGAGCTCTACGATAACCTTAGAGACATAAGGCCGATCGAAGACATTGTTGAAGAAGGAGCTCACAGGGCTTGCAAGGACATAATAGTCAACAGGGTTCTGGAGATAGAAACCAACAGGCCGTCGGTCGATCCGGGGAAGATATCAAAACTGGCAAGGAAGACATTCCCGTATAAAGACTTTCCGCGTGATAGGGGAAAGGCGAGGAACTTCTTCACGGCCGTGCTTTGCGACCTGGTATCGAACCTCATGCTGAGCGCCGTTAGTGGGAAGAAGGGCGGCTAGAATCCATTTTCCAGCGGCTTACTCTAAAAATTACGGCGGCGGGCTCGCGCGGTTGATAAAAGTTCACGACAAATGCCGCCTGTGACCGGAATTTTCACATGCTGGCCGGCCCGCTTCCCGCGGTTGACTTTTGTTGAGGTCTATTTAATATACTTTTCCACAAAAAAATATAGACGGGGGGAGGTAACACATGGCAGCAAGCATCCCTAAGGTAAAAGAAGCAAGAGAAATACTCAAAAAAAATAAAATCGTCATAGCCGGCGTAGGAGAAACGGAGCAGGGCAAGATACCCGACAAGAGCTCGTTCCACTTCCTCTCGCTCGCATCCAAGCTCGCGATCGAGGACGCCGGAATTAAAAAATCCGATGTCGACGGACTCGTTACAGCCTTCTCCCTCGTTGAACACACATTCATGCACTGCACTACGTTCGCCGACTATTTCGGTTTGAGACCCAGGTTCTTCTCGTCCGTTGCCGTGGGAGGAGCGACCGCCGTATGGATGGTGGCCGAGGCCGCCATGGCTATCGCCTCCGGACAGGCAGAGGTCGTACTCTGCGTGAGGGGTGACAACACCCTCTCGGGAATATCCTCCTCCGGAATGGTCGCACTCATCAGGGAAATGTGCCACGCCGAGTTTGAATTTCCCTACGGCCTTACCACCCCTGGGGGCTACGCGCTCGCGGCCCAGAGGTATCTCCACGACTTCAAAGCCACACGCGAGCACCTGGCCGCGGTCGCAGTGACGATGCGCAAGCACGCCGCCCTCAAGGAGAACGCCATGAACAAGGAGCCCCTGACCGTCGAAGAGGTCATGAGCTCCCGCGTCATCGCCGACCCCCTCACCAAGTACGATTGCTCCATCATCTCGGACGGAGGCGCCGCGTTCATAGTCACGACCGAAGCCAAGGCAAAAGAACTGGGAATTAAAAACCCCCTCGCTTACCTTTGGGGCATGGGCCAGGGCTATTCGCACCAGTATCTCACGTCGCTCCGCGACCTGAACCAGATCTATAACGCCATAGACAGCTCCGGCCAGAGGGCTTTCCAGACGGCCGGCATAGGCCCCAAGGACGTAGACGTCGCGTTCCTTTACGACTGTTTCACCATAACCGTGCTTCTTGAGCTCGAGGGGCTCGGCTTCGTCCCGAAAGGGGAGGGAGGCCCGTTCGCGCTCGAAGGGCGCATGGAGATAGGAAAGGACCTGCCCGTGAACACCCACGGCGGGCTCCTGTCCCAGGCTCACCTGGGAGCCATGCATCACGTCGTCGAGGCGACGCTCCAGCTGAGGGGAGCGGCCGGCCCCAGGCAGGTCAAGGACGCCGAGGTGGCGCTCGTGCACGGGAACGGAGGCATCGTCTCCGCCCACAGCACCGTAGTCTTGGGCAAGGAACCGCTTTCTTAAACTCGAAAAGGAGATTCTTGAAAAATGGCTGAGAACAAAACGTACGAAAAACCGCTTCCCGACTTCCGCCCGGAGACCAAGCCTTACTGGGACGGATGCAAGAAGCACGAGCTCCTGCTGCCCAGGTCGAAGGCGACAGGGGAGTTTTTCTTCTACCCCCGCGCCATGTCCCCGGGCAACGACATGTCGGAGGACATAGAGTGGGTAAAGGCCAGCGGCAAGGCCAAGGTATGGACATACGCGATCCATTACATGGGCCCTACGAAGGCATACAAGAACGACCCCCCCTACGTGGTCGCGCTCGTCGAGACCTCTGAAGGGGTAAAGATGATGACCAACATCGTTGGCTGCGACCCGAAGGACGTCTTCATAGGCATGGACGTCGAGGTCGTGTTCGACGACGTCACCGACGAAGTGACGCTGCCCAAGTTCAAGCCCGCGAAGTAACGCGAAAGGGCGAGGGGCCGCCGCATCGTGCGTGCGGCTTCACCAGGCGCTCGATATACATATTCGAAGGAGACTCTGCAAATGGCACAGGAAGACACACGGCTTTTCTATGAAGACCTCGACATAGAGGCCGAGCACAAGAGCACCGGCAGGACCATAACCGAGACTGACGTCGTGAGCTTCGCCGGACTCTCGGGCGATTTCAACAACATGCACATAGACGAGGAGTTCGCGAAGAACACCGTGTTTAAGACCAGGGTCGCACACGGCCTGTGTGTCCTTTCAATTGCGTCGGGCCTCTGGTTTACGATGCCACGCCTTGCGACGATCGCCTTCATGGGCCTCGAGGACTGGAGGTTCTCGGGAGCCGTAAAGTTCGGCGACACAATCCACATCACCCGTAAGCTCGTCGAAAAAAGAGAGCACAAGCGCCCCAACATGGGCTTTCTCATATTCGAGGTCAACGTCCACAACCAGTCGGGAGAAGTCGTCCAGAAAGGGAAGTGGGTGATCCTCGTCCAGAGGAAAGAAAACGCCTGAACCGGGGGCCGTCACGCCCCCTCGATACCAGACCGGATATCCGCCCGCCCCCCGCGGGACGCGCGGGCAACCCTTATTAATAACTCAAAATTATCTTGCTAAGACGGCTTGTTACATAAGAATTTTGGGCCCCGTCTAAAAAAGTATCTTGACACGGATAAGCCAAATGTGATAAAACCCATTCCATATGGTTCTAGTCACCTCTGTGGAAGGTGGAAAATCCACAAAAACACAAATAACATAAGGAGGTATGGAGAGAAATGGCAA
The window above is part of the Thermodesulfobacteriota bacterium genome. Proteins encoded here:
- a CDS encoding ParA family protein, whose amino-acid sequence is MKVIAIANHKGGVGKTTTAVNLAACLVEKGNEVLVIDFDPQGNATSHLGFSPNDFEITINDVLLDPNNRVDINSVIVEHGTPGLFLIPANLSMSRADLSMSALIEKDHRLRKSIKRLKKNYDFVLIDCPPSLATLSVNAFFAADDVIIVVQTQPMALDAVRMIDETLFEVYSSRPDFPIVPYGLPTMHDKLTTVSSTVLEAINRKFHPNVFSPIHSNVKIKEASGYGKHIIEYDPLSAGAMDYRRLAKEVMAIYEREKEEGRRYIIRNS
- a CDS encoding helix-turn-helix domain-containing protein; this encodes MPDKKQDKTKIVQIWGEILDEGFTSVPNILLRYRSRIGLKPKHIMLIIDIMSYKWDSEYPFPSYSTLALRSGIEERSVKRITQDLEELGLLIKTPRFDDETGAQVTTVFDFRPLVQKLIEEMNKGGGEEYGEDEEEYGVGRISKDNVTPQRTKEKEISGLGYDKNVMGEGDKNVTRGVTKLSPGGVTKMSPKEYSYNKKTFSIRTPEEKLTYSRGKSRGKNTTGNDEKRVSKYLRDAIFRKRIFELYDNLRDIRPIEDIVEEGAHRACKDIIVNRVLEIETNRPSVDPGKISKLARKTFPYKDFPRDRGKARNFFTAVLCDLVSNLMLSAVSGKKGG
- a CDS encoding thiolase family protein, with protein sequence MAASIPKVKEAREILKKNKIVIAGVGETEQGKIPDKSSFHFLSLASKLAIEDAGIKKSDVDGLVTAFSLVEHTFMHCTTFADYFGLRPRFFSSVAVGGATAVWMVAEAAMAIASGQAEVVLCVRGDNTLSGISSSGMVALIREMCHAEFEFPYGLTTPGGYALAAQRYLHDFKATREHLAAVAVTMRKHAALKENAMNKEPLTVEEVMSSRVIADPLTKYDCSIISDGGAAFIVTTEAKAKELGIKNPLAYLWGMGQGYSHQYLTSLRDLNQIYNAIDSSGQRAFQTAGIGPKDVDVAFLYDCFTITVLLELEGLGFVPKGEGGPFALEGRMEIGKDLPVNTHGGLLSQAHLGAMHHVVEATLQLRGAAGPRQVKDAEVALVHGNGGIVSAHSTVVLGKEPLS
- a CDS encoding OB-fold domain-containing protein; the encoded protein is MAENKTYEKPLPDFRPETKPYWDGCKKHELLLPRSKATGEFFFYPRAMSPGNDMSEDIEWVKASGKAKVWTYAIHYMGPTKAYKNDPPYVVALVETSEGVKMMTNIVGCDPKDVFIGMDVEVVFDDVTDEVTLPKFKPAK
- a CDS encoding MaoC/PaaZ C-terminal domain-containing protein, which gives rise to MAQEDTRLFYEDLDIEAEHKSTGRTITETDVVSFAGLSGDFNNMHIDEEFAKNTVFKTRVAHGLCVLSIASGLWFTMPRLATIAFMGLEDWRFSGAVKFGDTIHITRKLVEKREHKRPNMGFLIFEVNVHNQSGEVVQKGKWVILVQRKENA